A stretch of DNA from Acipenser ruthenus chromosome 21, fAciRut3.2 maternal haplotype, whole genome shotgun sequence:
ttGTAAATATGAATTTCATACGCCCTTCCAATATGACTGCATTGTAAATCAAGTGTGATAACACTAAAGTACATAATatgcacaaacaaaaaataaaaaaagcaattacttaataaaataattggtagttttatcaccaaacaaCGCGACTATGttcagctggtttcatagaccccagcttgcactaatcttggactagccAGTGTTATTTTAGGTAACGCAGGTAACGCTTATCGGCACCTGTGAAATCATCTGATTGTCTGGAATTATTGCATTGGTTTTGTTTATTAGCCTGGATAGGAGTTTTTATTTGAGAAATGTAAATTCAGCAATATGAAGCAGTGTGTGCCAGTGAGCTCCATGGTGATTTTCTGTTCGGCTCATTCTGAGTGAGAATCGCATTTTAATTGCACCCAGTTTTGGATGCGTGATATATTTCCAATGCTGGTTGCATTCAAGTTTCTATAATTACCTTATAATGTGAAAATAAGACATCGTGATTCAAACTTTATTCtcgtcttttttttattacaaaatacacatttcagatgtaaaaaaaaacccaaacaaaataataaccacATATACTTTATTTGGTGTTAACATGTACTAAATGCATAAAACAAGTCAAATCAGACACTGTCATGCACTGTGGAGTAAGTCATATCTGAACGCAGATCAACCAAAGCTGCTTATagcatttcaagaatcacagctCCTATAGCCTAGATTAGTACAAGGACGTTTAAACACACATTGGCAATTAAGCACATTaagcttctgttttatatattttctcaAACTTTTGTAGTTTGTTAACGAAATGACAATGATGGATTCATCAGGTAATATTctttttcattttcctttttagcatattaactgtttattattattattattattattattattattattattattattattattattattattattattattattatcattgataGTGTTCACATGTTAGACACGgtacgcacagacacacactcacattcacaGTTATTTATACCCAGCAGTTTATACTTGTTTTGTGGCTTCATTCATTTTTGCACCAGCGTACTTGAAGAAGGTAAAGTGTCACATCTTCCATTGAAGAGCGAGCCGCGTGTGCCGTGTTCGCTGTCAATAGCGTGGAGCGGGATGACAACCAGTGTGTCATCGTGCTCCGGTTTACGGGAACCAGAAAATGGGCGTATTGGACAGGTGTGTGAAATTGTAGGGGACGAGACCCTCCAGAAAACATCTTTTAACATTTTTCTGAACTCCCGTCTCATTAGGCAATACAGAATCGGGTTGAGACAGCTATTGGCGTGCGCCAGGCACACAGTGACAGGGAAAACGTAGGTGTGGACCATATAGTACGTTTTATCCCAGTTAACCGCGTTGAATTTGACCAGGACGCCCCATAAAGTTATGGCATGGTTGGGCATCCAGCACAGGAAGAATGACAGCACCACTATGGTCACAGATTTGGTGACTTTGGATCTTCTTTTCGGATTGTTGTTGTTCATGCTTTTCTGTCTAATGAACCTCAGGAGTAACAGATAGCAGATGGAGAGGATGAGCATGGGGATGACAAAGGCAACCAGAATCTTCTGCAGGTGATAAAGCGCCAGCCAGTAATGACCCGCGGGGAACCTGAGAAGGCATAATTTCTCCCCGGCGATGTTTGTCACTGTCGAAAAAATTGCGGTGGGCGCGGTGGCCACGGTAGCAGAGACCCACAGCAGCAAGCAAATCCATTTCACAGAGCAAGGCATTCGCCGGCTTCTGTTATTCAAAGCAGAGGCGAGCGACCAGTATCTGGTGATGCTCATAGCAGTCAGAAAGAACACGCTGGCGTACATGTTCATGACGGTGATCGAAAGTATGATCTTGCACATCGCATTCCCAAACGGCCAGCTGAAGTCCAGGGCAGTATCCACAGCCCAGAAGGGCAAGGTCAGGACGAACTGGAAGTCTGTCACTGCCAAGTTGAGGATGAAGAAATTGATGCTCGATTTCTTTCTCCCCTGGCTCACCCTCATGAGGAAAAAGACCAGCAGGTTCCCCACCAGCCCCGCTGCGCAAACCACCGAGTAGATGATAGAGATGAGGATCCTCAATACTGGACTCCCATCCGCTATCACATCGATGTCATCCAAACTACTGAATGTCTTCCATTCGGCAGAGGCGTTGTACATTCCCCCGGTATCATTCTGAAGGTCCACCATCCTCTCCGACATAAGCAATGCTCCAGGTGCGCTCGCTGGCACCAGACTTTTTACTGCTAGCATATCACCAGTACAGATCCAGAACTTCCACCCCACTACCACCACTACCACTAGATTTATCTCAACCTCCTTTGACTCGCCTTTCTAACGTTATTCTCCCTTTTCTCTTCTATCGCTGTGGACTTTAACCTACTCTGTTCGCCAGCAGCTTCGCGCTCCGGTTTGGTAGCAATAAGCATCTGGTACTAAATGAAGATCAGGCTGCCACTGCAAGCTTTTTAATGCGAGTGCATTTTTTGGTGATCCGCCTCTTGGAATCAGCGATTGGGCTGAAGTGCAGGCTACAGGTAAGTACCAGAAAAGGCTGAAACTGATTGTTCGGTTGCCTTGTCAATCAAAGAGTCCGTCGCAAAGCTGTCACGCTGAGGAGAATCGGTTAGCTCCATCATGTACAGGCTAGGATGTGGAGCTGTGCAGATCACCGGGGACATTACTAGACCTTGCACGGATCCTTGCTTAATACAAACTGTCTGGGGGcttgtatttttaatgtatacacgtaaacgaaataaaaacacatttacacactGTTTTAAAGGGCAACACAATTTGTGttaaatataacacacacacgcacacgcacacgcacacgcacacgcacacgcacactaaTAAAAGACCTCTGCCTCTCGTACACAGTGCTTCATCACCCAGGGATTTCAGCATGAAGCGCGCCGTGTCtcggcctttatccaaggtgctGAAGTGACAGTGATGTTCCAAAGCGCATCGGCAGTAAAGTATTAGCAAATCACAGCCCCCAATTCCACTAGAcgtaatattatataaaaattaacAGGGAGTCTTTAGGTAGACCCAGTTAACGACAAGCATTCTCAACAATAGTGTTATAAATATTTCGGGATTTCTTCGGAATCTTGGAATGTTCTATGGATTCAGTTGAAATCAAATGGTTCCAAATAGAACTCGGAGAGGCTGCATAATGCCATGCTTTATTTGGAAACCAGAATTAAGAGTTACAAATGGGAAGCAACTAAATAACGGAAACCCGAACTGTTCTACTTTATCACAGATTGATTGTACATTGAATCCATTACAGTCCACTAGGCTTGATAAGAATGGTTCTTCTTCATAGCACCGGAACAAAAGGCAACTAGATTTTTAAAGCtatgtgttaaattgtagttAACCCGACTTTCCCAGAATAGTGTGCTGTTTCTTATTCAGAATTGTAATGGtcttttcaattatttatttatttatttatttatagaaatcGGTCTCCTGATGTGTCTTTATACTCTGTTTTGTCTAAATTATCAATGATATGAATGATCTAAATCCGAATTCATTATAAATGGGTACATTGCAAAACAAATATAGTTGTGCCAATTTGATTTTAATGAATGTATAGGATATTGGTTCTTGTAAGCATACCAATCAGAGACAATGTTCTATATCATAGAGTAACGCTACCTTACCCAATTAATTGTCTTTATTCAAATGATTCATTACCGCACAATCTATTCTTCAGTCTTCGACGGCCACAGAATCTTTTGGGTATCTCAAGCCCACTATGCGTGCTCGCTAATTGAACGACTAGCTCCCAATGCATCGTGACATTCTGTCGCGTCAGGCGCattatttgtagttttcttttgtATGTTTAGTTCAATAATCATTTAAGGTTGTACATTCCTGCTGGCCGGGTTAGATGTACTGTTACCAGTATCAATGATTAGACCATGTCCAAATATGAAACTCACTGTCATCCCATCGTCACAgacgcaaagggttaaataaaatcAGTTCGCTCAATTAGCACAGCGGCTAATCTCCTTTAATCTGCACCTCTTTCCCTGTCCACCAGGTGGCACGGCAGACAAAGGAGATATTGTAAGAGGGGTTGCGGTGTAAACACAGCGCTGTTGCATATGAAAGGGTAAAACATCGAAAAGGGTGCTACCTTCAAATATTGATTGTGTAAACTCTGTTTGAGTGAGCTATACTGGAGTTTGAATGGGTCGGTTAAAACTTCTCACAGCCTAATCTTAAACCTGTAAGTAGAAGGAGATCGGATATGAGGCTCACAGAGGGACACCGCATTCAGGCAGGTTTTAATGGGGGAGGTGTAGCTTGTGTTTCCACAGCTAAACGTTACCTTTACCTTTGGGCAATGTGAACCAGCCGGCCTGGAAAACATGCGCATGGTTgcgagatactgtaattgtaaaaGCATCATTTACAGTTTAATGATGCCACTGGTTTGATGTAATAACGTAATGCCGGCTTTCAGAGAGCTCAACATTCAACAACAAAAATGATTTGGGTATTTTAAATCTTAAAGGTATGAGGTAACTCCAACTTTTCTGTTTTGAAactgcttcccccccccccccccccccgccttaaaaatattaagattgaTTTTATTATCTCCGTAAAAACAGCCCCAGTTAGCTCACTGTCAATGTCTATTAGAGTTCCCTGCAGATGATCATCTCTTTCAGCAGAAGATCCCCAGCGATGCATGTCACAGCGTTTCCTGCAATACTGATTTCCATTAGGACAACATTCTAGTTAAACTACGGTGTCGAGGTCAAGCAAGGCTTCGCATCAATAATTGGAGATATAATTAATAACTAACACCAAGTAGCTTTAACTTAAATAACACCTATCTTGGAAAAAAAATCACGGGCTGTTTCCTACCCGAATAGACCAGCTCAAGGTGATAGCCAAGCCATTCTATATCTACCAGCAGTTCCTTTTTTGTACCACTGAACGGCTCTCGCACACAGAACACGAGTTCAGATGTAAAGTACTGGGGTATTCGTGACAAAGGAATGTGTAGAAGCATAATTGAAAGTGCTtaactacacacacacgcacgaacacactgtgtgtgtgtgtgtgtgtgtgtgtgtgtgtgtgtgtgcgtgcgtgcgtgcgtgcgtgcgtgtgtgtgtgtgtgtgtgtgtgtgcgtgcgtgtagtTAAGaacttccaaaagaaaatgaaaaaggagCGTAATATATAACTCGGCAGGTTTCTGCAGAGTAGACAACACAGACAGGAATGACCTTTTCCATGCAAGTGAATTGTATTCCTGTATTTCACATCACCATGGTAGTAGTAGCTTTGACCCCTCTCTGCTATCCAGTAACCAGGAGCTAACACCGTGGAGGTCTTGATAATGTTAATCTGTTTGTGAAAACGTCGTTGATTACATAACTGCTGGAATGAAAAGGGAAAGGAAGGGGTTGTTCCCAacgatatacagtacatgcaaactTCAGTTACTCGGGAGACCCGCCTGCAGCCAGTAGGGATCCGCTAGAGTAGCTAAACccccttcagtttttttttttttttccaagaggTTTGTGCTAATTGGCCCGGGCTTGGTCCCAGTGCTACTGTGTAAAGCCAAGGATTCCTCCAGCGGTCACTCAACTCGGGCATTCACAAGTTTAAGGACTTGACAAAAGCGGGTTGTCCTACTTGAATCTGGCTCTGCTAACGACACTACACTGGGGACAGAACAGTTAAAGCAGCAGAGTTAACGATTTTATCTTGAGTGAAAGCTTTTAAAAATTTGAAATTATTACACGGGGGTTCAGCGCACCGAACTGGATTTGATTTGcgctttttttttgtcttggtgCAACATGTTGTCCCCTCGGAGCTGCAGAAGCAGGGCTTCTCGTTATATCGGACAGACATGTTCTCTCTTCGCTGTACTGTCAGGGATTTTAGCAGGGCTGGGCAGCTGCACGACATACGGATTCACACAAGGTAAAGGTTTGGAAACTCTTCTGCCAAATTGTAAACAAAGGTGGTAAACGGGGCGTCATTAAATTAAAACTTGTTTTtgtatctacctatctatctctACATATCAAGCTAtctatagagagatagatagatagacagatagatatataAAAGCAACAAAGTATGAAATGCTGACCgatcacaataaaacaaatggaaCGCGGTACTCTTGTTTGATCTTTAAAAAGACGGGAAAGTTTAATCTTAATCCAACTGAAGACGTTTGTGGGccgtgtaaagaaaaaaaaaagtttttagaaAAGTTTTTGAAATGCGTTTTAGAGATAagtggcatctcagcccattgaattgaataggATGGTAAGGGCTGGACGAGAATCGCAAACCATACGATTCACAGACAAACGTCTTAACATTCAACTAAAGTGTAAACTCTGTAGTCGACAGGTAAGCACGGCTCATAGCTAATGTCGGTGTTATTAACtgatcagccgctaggaggagatgcgTTACATTTGCAGTATTGTATTAATGTACAGAGCCATTAAAAAGGGTATTGGTGAAGGAAATAAAGATGCCTGGTTGAGCACAGATCGCCAGCATTGTCATGTCCTTTTTTTGCTGTAACTTTGCTGTGTATTATTCTTCTTCACAGGGACCCCTTTTGAAGTTGTCCACCCTGTTAGAGTGGATGAAGCTGGGCAGTTTGTCTCCCACTCTGTGTCCCGTCGGGTGAGCAGGATTCACAAGCGGGACCTGAGCTCCGAGGACAGCATCAGTGCTCCTGTTTACTACAAGCTCCAGCACAGCGGGCAGGACCTGCTGTTCAACCTGAGCAGAAATCCTCACCTGCTGGCTCCCGGCTTCGTCTCTGAGAGAAGGTACGGGGGCCTGGCTGGGGCCAAGATTCGAACCCACAGCCATTACTCCTGTCAATTCATTGGAGAGGTGCAGGGCCAGGCTGCCACCAGGGGGAAGGCGGCTATCAGTACCTGCAACGGGCTGGTAAGTAGCATAGTCCCGGGGCTGTCAAGGTTTTTCATATCATGGCACTCACAGTTCTGAGTTCACGCTCCCATCTTCTTTTAGTTGTGTTTCGTAACTCTAGCTCACAAAGACATATTCATGCAGGTGTTTACAATGATCACTTCCTGAACAGGTGCTTTTCTCTTTTTCTACattaggagttcattaaagaaaaCTTTGACACTATGTGCCTGTGCACAaaatgaataaactaaactaaaataaatatgtgtCAGTGTCTATCAATCTCTCTTCCCTGTTTGTACACACACTGTGTTTATAAAAACACATACCCAGAATATGAGACTTGCACAACCTGACAGACTGTAGCACGCACACTGCGTGGTAACTATATCATGATGTACAGTGAGCTTCATTATAGCGGCTACATTAATGGTAATTTCATGCAGAGTAAATAATTGGATTAACACGTCGTTAATGATGAATCCAAATAAAAAAGCGATTTcatttacatttcattaacatttCTAAAGCCCTTTCTCCCAGATAAAACTACATTACAGTTAAGTGAGTTCATTAGCCTCTCTGTACTAAAAGTTCTGTGCAAAATAACCCATCTACAGGTATTATGAGTGATGACTAATAAGACGTATTTCAATAATTGTCCTATTCAGGAGTGTTTTCTTAAGCCTCTGCAGGTCTGTATTGTGCATGGTAACAGATATTAAGCAGGTGCAGAGTTATACTCTTGAAAAAGACAGTGTTCACCTTATCTACCCCTTTTAAACACACATTCTTGGcatactgctaaaaaaaaaagaaaaaacaagagaAAGAATGATTTATAATGGAAATGGTTATTTGAATAAATACTACCCTGAATTGTATCAACAGCAGCTGCAACATTATATAAATTACACAAATACCCCTTATTTCAGTCATTCCTCATTCTAATTATGGGCAATAGGTTTCACCATCTGTAATACGACAGGAGCCTGAAGACAAGGACATCTGGGCTGATTTAAAACGCCAGCCCACACTGGGATAAATTAACAGAGAGCACAATGGCGCTATTCTACCCCACAGACAACACAATTGCCTGCTAAAGTTTAAGGCAATTCTTTGTGCTGTGTGACAGTGCAGTGGTTTTCAGAATGCAGCATAAGAAAGTTTGGCAGTGGAAACAAAAAGACTTGTCATTGAAAACCACAGCCTGCCAATGGGTATTCACTCTCGAGATCTGAAACGCTGAGAAAGTCTGCATCCTGCTGTTAAGACGTTAGTTCAGGTGTGAGCAGTGATACACAGGCTAGCGAAGACAGCTCTTAGAGTATAGATACGATTGTGTTGAATGACTGTACAGTATAGCGCTGCGTAGAGTTTCCATCTGCTgtgcagagcaaaaaaaaaaaagaaagaaaaagacacTTTATAGAATCCCTTCTACTTCACATTTCTGAGTATCGATTCCCATCTCTGGGAAAGGCTACAGAGCTTTTGCAGTGAAGGCAAGCGGTTAGTGCCCATCCTGTCTGAGCAGAGATTACAAGCGTTTGTGTGTAACAGCAATCCTATTAACATGAATTTATCAAATCCCAAAACAGTACTTTGTTCACATGCGGCTTCCCAGGCCAGGATTATTGATTGTCAGCTTCTGAGCAGCTTGGCACAGGTCTTAAATAGCACTTCTCTTAACTAATGTCTTGGTGCTTAGCACAGCTTTGTAGATCCAGTTCCGTTTGGTTCATCACAGCCCAGTGAGTATTTTAAACTCAAGTTCAACCCACCATGGCCTCAAAAGGGCTCTTTTAggacagctggtacaccagagtgtaaccattaacccgtCCCCCTGTAACATCCTGCCCCGTGGATATAAGAACTATCACATGTGTTCTATGTGGTATATCTTACTGGGGTATTTCTTATATTGACTAcccttataacagtttaccaccacagtatttttgcatgcttttcccatggttatattatgcatttactataattgtaccctggtttgccatgtttattaatgtgattTACAGTACCATACCTTGCTTTTCTTTAcgatgcttgcctatgctttaccatgcttgcactgtgctttattacactttgctatgcttttacagtggcaaacttttataaaggtaggGGCATGTGTTTTGCAAGGGGCAGGTAAGGGTTATATCTGGTGTACCAGCTGGAGAGAAGACATGGGagctttaaactttaaaaagttaCCAGACAAAGAGATGCAAAGTGTTTCTAAACAACGAGACGAATTCATTAGTTAAGATGATGGATGTTATTTCAGACCCGTACCAATCTGTTCTTGAAGGATCAGTGCTGTGAGCTAGCAGGCTTGTGAAGAGCATTTCAAGGAGGGAGCGCCAGTGGTGCATGGAGTCATTTAGTCTTGATAGAAAACGAGAGCAAGAAAATAGCCTGCAGGTTACCTCATAGTTAAGGGTCAGTAAATAGATTCAAGTAGATAGCTACAGAATGCATTGGATAGGTTTGAAATATGgctacatgtatttgttttcattatttgtttCATACCTTTATTTTACATCAAGGTGTCACACAGATGTAAACAAATGTGTTCTCTCTCAATCGACTGTACCTATTTAAATAAAGAATTGATAGTGATGATAAATAAACAGGCTAGCTGAAGGAGCGCTTTTTAGAGATGCCTGTTGTCCATCCCTTTTTACACAAGTCCAGTGCTTTGCTTGGTAACTATCCTGAGTGCTGCTTTCCCCTCTAGATGGGTGTTTTCCAGCTTTCCAATGAAGACTTCTTTATCGAACCTCTGggaggagaggggcaggaggaTGGAGCAGCACAGCCGCATGTTATATACAAACGGCACGCCgctgagaggggaggagagagagggagtgagccACCCCGCCAGAGCAGCGTCAGCGAGGACCCCAGCGTTAACGGGACCTGTGGAGTGAAAGGTACTGTAGAGAACAAAGCTAAATAAATGGAGAAATAGACTCAGTACCATGAGGCCTGAAGGTTTAGATAGAAAGGAATAGCAGATTGTtaatcattaactatgtagtaaattacagCACAAACACATtagtagatttaaatagaaataagtgagtgtagttgccatggcatcaaaagcctataaatatatccactgtttgttttcaaactcaCTTTCTcgtgacaaaggtatgttaaacatatcaAAACATTGAGAAGTTGTCTCTCTTCAGCACAACCTTTTAGATATGTATATCTGTATTGATGGATTTTCCTCCTGAATGTATATGGTGACTGTATTTCCCCTGTTAAATCACCTTTGTATAAAGACTTCTGTTAGATGAAACTTTTAACTTAATTTAATCAACCAGGCAATGTTGGCGATCAGCCAAACAGCTTTCTTGCATCATCCACTCTGCCCAGTTGTGAATGGGCTGCAATATATCTATATTTTCCAATATAGATTGCGTTTGCCTTCAGTTTCAGTGAACTTTGTTAGTGTGAGAGTTCCATGCTGAGGTGAGAGGCAGACAGTTTgggttcattcattcattgtttGCATCATGTATTTGAGAGCATGAGTAGCACTAAATTACTTACCTAACCCATCGGTCTATAGGAATCGAAATAAGCCGGCTCAACTGAATGATAcatttcttctatttttttttaaatcacaggtttgaaaaaataaagacttttatTTGATGTGTTTGAGGCAGACAGTTTCTAAATTGGTTTTCCAAAACATTCTTTGCATTCAACAAAGGAGAGAGGCATTTAAAAAACAAGGTTAGAACAAAGGTCTGATGTGGACACGTTAGGTGTCAGGGGGGAGACACACAGACATCTGGGAAGGTATACCATTGTCCGATCTCGCAGAAAGCTTGACTAGATTAAGAAAACTTGCTTGATGTTAATGAGCAGACTGATACTAGGAGATTCAGTACTGAATTGTTATCCCTCCGTGAGAGAAGCTGAGTCACGTCCAGCAGTCTGTCTGAGTCCTGAAAGGCTGTTCTGTCGTATTCAGAGTCCAGGAGGAGCCGGGAGACGACGGAGAAGAGGAGGGTGAAGTGGGAGCAGAAGCAGCGTCGGCACAGGCGGATCCGCCAGCGCTCCATCAGCAAGGAGAAGTGGGTGGAGACGCTGGTGGTGGCCGACACCAAGATGGTGGAGTACCACGGGAGCGAGCATGTGGAGGACTATGTGCTCACCATCATGAACATGGTGAGCTGATGTGGGGCTTCCTCAGCTGTCTGCATCGCATTGGTTTAATCCAGTACAACCATTTCCCTGGGGCATGATGCTATTCAATCAAACTTTTCTAACAAACCACTGCATTGGCAATATTAAAGAAAAACTCCTTTAAGGGATATTGATTTTCATGGTATTTCATTTATTACCTGTTTCATTTTTTATAGAGCTTCCtatcattctctattgttgttttttttctaaggtAATCAATTCAGGAATACAGCTTTTAGTAGCCTTTTCAGAAGCAGGCCCCCAAGGTTGTAAAAGGGTAATTAGTTAGTAAGTGCATCTGGTGAATGAATATCTAGGCAGAAAGAGCATCagataattatacaaaacacacagaataggATGTAAAACAGTAATGTGTGATGGCCGCATTGTCAACCATCAATCGACAGCAAGTGCAATTTCATTTTTCAAGCCTGTTGCGTTGTGCAAgggctaaagaaaagggcttatagcATCTCATCCCTCTGAATGGTTAACCCTGCAAGCATTGGGGAAATAAAGGCTTTTCTATACTTCAGATTTAGCCCTTTAAGGAGTGGCTCTTCTGTGAACTTTATAATCTGGTGTTTTGAGGTGAACACGTTATTCTAAACTCTAATTGGAGCATGATAAAATCTTTGCATAACTGAACTTCTACAGACCATAGCAGGGTTAAAGAATGTTGCACACATGTTCTAAGGAATtacaagtaaataataataataataataataataataataataataataaaacatgttcaaTTTAAATATTGCATGGCCATTACATTCAGATAATAGTTTCTAGGATAATTGGAAATAAAATCCTTTCTGGTGAAAGTTCCACTTTACAAGGCCAACTTGGCATATCCTAATATCATACACTCCAGCTCTACCACGTAGCCAACTTGGCATATCCTAATAGCATTGGGCACAAACAGTCACATTTTGGCCCTATACACAGCGTTATTAAAGAGACGATTCCAGGAGCAATGTTCCTGAATTACCTGAGGATCCATGGAACACGTTGTGCTATATAAGCACCCTATCAAGAACATGGAATGCAGAGATGAGTGGATCACCTTCTATGTGTCAAACTGTGAGCTACAATTTATATTTGCCAGTGCCTGCCTTGTGGTTGCCATGGACACTCTCTAGTTCTTATCCTGGATACAAAAAAGGCCAATGCAACCCTTCTGTAGCAAGAACAGAGGGGGAGAAATGGCATTTTTCTTCCCTGTTTTCACAGTTTCACCTGTTATTTACCCATCTCCATTCGTTCTCTCCTAAGAAAATGTGCGTGACAATACCTGGCGAGT
This window harbors:
- the LOC117428568 gene encoding relaxin-3 receptor 1-like gives rise to the protein MLAVKSLVPASAPGALLMSERMVDLQNDTGGMYNASAEWKTFSSLDDIDVIADGSPVLRILISIIYSVVCAAGLVGNLLVFFLMRVSQGRKKSSINFFILNLAVTDFQFVLTLPFWAVDTALDFSWPFGNAMCKIILSITVMNMYASVFFLTAMSITRYWSLASALNNRSRRMPCSVKWICLLLWVSATVATAPTAIFSTVTNIAGEKLCLLRFPAGHYWLALYHLQKILVAFVIPMLILSICYLLLLRFIRQKSMNNNNPKRRSKVTKSVTIVVLSFFLCWMPNHAITLWGVLVKFNAVNWDKTYYMVHTYVFPVTVCLAHANSCLNPILYCLMRREFRKMLKDVFWRVSSPTISHTCPIRPFSGSRKPEHDDTLVVIPLHAIDSEHGTRGSLFNGRCDTLPSSSTLVQK